One window of Opisthocomus hoazin isolate bOpiHoa1 chromosome 15, bOpiHoa1.hap1, whole genome shotgun sequence genomic DNA carries:
- the LOC142363192 gene encoding SUN domain-containing protein 1-like, with protein sequence MAAAMMAAEQEAVKGGGRNRGGVQRVEGKLRASVEKGDCYEAHQMYRTLFLRWLRVTFVIAMDWGTTRLENNVCLLEIHSPVSKLDLLVWSASGRVAQSSLDGEGNPKFNYGFIFFPSAFYSMVTSDGDTDSNALEAFLYYRPVYAYCSRSKRAFLVELSVYEEDAEAKKSKLASNFVSKSDLQPFLRDLELQILQKIALHMSVTSQKLTSAVVTKAVTNAGVRGITEAQVQTIVNNALKLFSQDKTGMVDFALESGGGSILSARCSETYDSKTAVISLFGIPLWYLSQPPRAVIQPDVYPGNCWAFKGSQGYLVVRLSRKIYPTAFTLEHIPKALSATGEISSALRSFAVYGLDNEYQEGGKLLGQYVYDQDGEPLQTFPVMEKSENAFQIVELRVFSNWGHPEYTCLYRFRVHGKLAE encoded by the exons ATGGCGGCCGCGATGATGGCGGCGGAGCAGGAAGCCGTCAAAGGCGGCGGCAGGAACCGCGGCGGCGTGCAGCGCGTGGAGGGCAAGCTGCGCGCCAGCGTCGAGAAGGGCGACTGCTACGAGGCGCACCAGATGTACCGGACGCTCTTCCTCAg ATGGCTAAGGGTTACCTTCGTCATAGCAATGGACTGGGGGACAACTCGATTAGAGAATA AtgtctgcctgctggaaattCACAGTCCAGTGAGTAAACTTGATTTACTGGTGTGGTCAGCATCAGGACGCGTTGCACAGTCAA GTCTTGATGGTGAAGGCAACCCTAAATTTaactatggtttcattttctttccgagtGCATTTTATTCCATGGTGACTAGCGATGGCGATACTGATAGCAATGCACTAGAGGCTTTC TTATACTACAGACCGGTGTATGCTTACTGCAGCCGTTCCAAGAGAGCGTTTTTAGTTGAGCTCTCGGTTTATGAAGAAGacgcagaagcaaaaaagagcaa GCTTGCGtccaattttgtgagcaaaagtgatttgcagccttttctgcgggatctagagttgcagatcctccagaagatcgctctccatatgtctgtgacaagccaaaagctaacatctgcagtagtaacaaaggctgtgactaatgcaggggttcgtggaatcacagaagcg caagtccagactattgtaaacaatgccctgaaacttttctctcaagacaagactggtatggtggatttcgccttggaatctggag gtggcagcattctgagtgctcgctgttctgaaacctatgacagcaaaacagcagtgatcagcctctttggaattcctctgtggtacctctctcagcctccaagggcggtgattcag ccggacgtgtatccaggaaactgctgggctttcaaaggatcacaggggtatctcgtagttcgactttcaaggaagatctatccgactgcctttacgttggaacacatcccaaaagcactttcagcaacaggagagatctccagtgctctgaggagctttgcagtatat ggtctagataatgaatatcaagaaggcggcaagcttctaggacagtatgtctacgaccaagacggagaaccactgcagacctttccagtgatg gagaaaagtgaaaacgcattccaaatagtggaactgagagtgttttctaactggggacatccggaatatacctgcctttatcggttcagagtgcatgggaaacttgccgaataa
- the LOC142363193 gene encoding SUN domain-containing protein 1-like, with the protein MAAAMMAAEQEAVKGGGRNRGGVQRVEGKLRASVEKGDCYEAHQMYRTLFLRWLRVTFVIAMDWGTTRLENNVCLLEIHSPVSKLDLLVWSASGRVAQSSLDGEGNPKFNYGFIFFPSAFYSMVTSDGDTDSNALEAFLYYRPVYAYCSRSKRAFLVELSVYEEDAEAKKSKLASNFVSKSDLQPFLRDLELQILQKIALHMSVTSQKLTSAVVTKAVTNAGVRGITEAQVQTIVNNALKLFSQDKTGMVDFALESGGGSILSARCSETYDSKPAVISLFGIPLWYLSQPPRAVIQPDVYPGNCWAFKGSQGYLVVRLSRKIYPTAFTLEHIPKALSATGEISSALRSFAVYGLDNEYQEGGKLLGQYVYDQDGEPLQTFPVMEKSENAFQIVELRVFSNWGHPEYTCLYRFRVHGKLAE; encoded by the exons ATGGCGGCCGCGATGATGGCGGCGGAGCAGGAAGCCGTCAAAGGCGGCGGCAGGAACCGCGGCGGCGTGCAGCGCGTGGAGGGCAAGCTGCGCGCCAGCGTCGAGAAGGGCGACTGCTACGAGGCGCACCAGATGTACCGGACGCTCTTCCTCAg ATGGCTAAGGGTTACCTTCGTCATAGCAATGGACTGGGGGACAACTCGATTAGAGAATA AtgtctgcctgctggaaattCACAGTCCAGTGAGTAAACTTGATTTACTGGTGTGGTCAGCATCAGGACGCGTTGCACAGTCAA GTCTTGATGGTGAAGGCAACCCTAAATTTaactatggtttcattttctttccgagtGCATTTTATTCCATGGTGACTAGCGATGGCGATACTGATAGCAATGCACTAGAGGCTTTC TTATACTACAGACCGGTGTATGCTTACTGCAGCCGTTCCAAGAGAGCGTTTTTAGTTGAGCTCTCGGTTTATGAAGAAGacgcagaagcaaaaaagagcaa GCTTGCGtccaattttgtgagcaaaagtgatttgcagccttttctgcgggatctagagttgcagatcctccagaagatcgctctccatatgtctgtgacaagccaaaagctaacatctgcagtagtaacaaaggctgtgactaatgcaggggttcgtggaatcacagaagcg caagtccagactattgtaaacaatgccctgaaacttttctctcaagacaagactggtatggtggatttcgccttggaatctggag gtggcagcatTCTGAGTGCTCGCTGTTCTGAAACCTATGACAGCAAACCAGCAGtgatcagcctctttggaattcctctgtggtacctctctcagcctccaagggcggtgattcag ccggacgtgtatccaggaaactgctgggctttcaaaggatcacaggggtatctcgtagttcgactttcaaggaagatctatccgactgcctttacgttggaacacatcccaaaagcactttcagcaacaggagagatctccagtgctctgaggagctttgcagtatat ggtctagataatgaatatcaagaaggcggcaagcttctaggacagtatgtctacgaccaagacggagaaccactgcagacctttccagtgatg gagaaaagtgaaaacgcattccaaatagtggaactgagagtgttttctaactggggacatccggaatatacctgcctttatcggttcagagtgcatgggaaacttgccgaataa